One window of the Lasioglossum baleicum chromosome 8, iyLasBale1, whole genome shotgun sequence genome contains the following:
- the LOC143211419 gene encoding mannose-P-dolichol utilization defect 1 protein homolog, producing MYPYVVATMAQLLKKVATIILSEKCMEEYFDEFNFMHAECFKATLSTCLGFAIICGSLLVKVPQVVKIVKGRSAQGINITSVLLDLFAITSMVSYSFVSGFPFSAWGDGVFLGLQTVAIAVLVLHFNLDTTRAATFLAAYVAVVTAAVSGMTPIKVLWACQTMNIPIVLISKLMQAYTNYSYGSTGQLSAVTGFMLFFGSLARIFTSIQETGDTSMILMYICSTLANSVIAFQILYYWNVDVSSKEKSKKAQ from the exons ATGTATCCGTATGTCGTGGCAACCATGGCACAACTACTGAAGAAAGTTGCGACCATAATATTATCAGAAAAATGTATGGAGGAGTACTTTGACGagtttaatttcatgcatg CGGAGTGTTTTAAGGCAACGCTCAGCACATGCCTTGGATTTGCAATTATCTGTGGTTCCCTCCTTG TCAAGGTACCGCAAGTTGTAAAAATTGTAAAGGGTAGAAGTGCCCAAGGCATTAATATTACAAGTGTATTGTTAGATTTATTTGCCATCACTTCCATGGTATCCTATAGCTTTGTCAGTGGCTTTCCTTTTAG TGCTTGGGGCGATGGAGTTTTCTTAGGGTTACAAACAGTCGCAATTGCAGTGTTAGTGTTGCATTTTAATCTTGATACTACTCGAGCAGCAACGTTTCTCGCTGCTTACGTAGCAGTAGTAACTGCTGCTGTGAGTGGCATGACACCAATAAAGGTTCTGTGGGCATGCCAGACGATGAATATACCCATTGTGCTCATTAGTAAG cTTATGCAAGCCTATACAAACTATTCGTACGGAAGCACCGGCCAGTTATCAGCTGTAACTGGCTTCATGTTATTCTTTGGATCTTTAGCAAGAATATTTACTTCTATCCAAGAAACAGGAGATACCTCAATGATACTAATGTACATATGCTCCACCCTTGCGAATTCAGTAATCGCGTTccaaattttatactattggaACGTAGATGTATCTTCCAAAGAGAAATCAAAGAAGGCTCAATAA
- the Dhfr gene encoding dihydrofolate reductase: MHLPLNLIAAACEGMGIGVNGALPWKLKSEMAFFTSMTSKTKNINKRNVVLMGRRTWECIPDKYRPLQNRVNMVLSSKHLDLGNEAILCKSLPNAMEIISQGALKGQIENIWVIGGSSVYKAAMESPYFGKLYLTRIKRHFECDTFFPEIPNDIVLKENPDVPQGVQEENGMQFVYEVYEKQ, encoded by the exons ATGCATTTACCATTGAACTTAATCGCTGCTGCATGTGAAGGCATGGGCATCGGCGTAAATGGGGCCTTACCATGGAAACTGAA GAGCGAAATGGCGTTCTTCACGTCCATGACGTCAAAAACAAAAAACATAAATAAAAGGAACGTTGTTCTTATGGGTCGGAGGACATGGGAATGCATACCGGACAAGTACAGGCCACTACAGAATCGTGTAAATATGGTTCTCTCGTCGAAGCATTT GGATCTTGGAAATGAGGCGATCTTATGCAAAAGTCTTCCAAACGCAATGGAGATTATCTCGCAAGGTGCGCTAAAGGGTCAGATCGAAAATATTTGGGTAATAGGCGGCAGCTCTGTGTACAAG GCTGCAATGGAGTCTCCTTATTTTGGCAAATTGTACTTAACAAGAATAAAACGGCATTTCGAGTGCGACACGTTTTTCCCAGAGATACCTAATGACATAGTCTTGAAGGA AAACCCAGACGTTCCCCAAGGAGTACAAGAAGAGAACGGGATGCAGTTCGTGTACGAAGTATACGAGAAACAGTAA
- the Hint1 gene encoding histidine triad nucleotide binding protein 1 yields MKLLWNFALSASKRLPYPNGCHLNQTPCWRKMATEVEKAQTATAGGDTIFGKILRKEIPCKFIYEDDQCVAFHDLNAQSPVHFLVIPRKPIAQLSKSDDEDESLLGHLMLVARKVAKQEGLDNGFRLVINDGKHGAQSVFHLHLHVLGGRQMQWPPG; encoded by the exons ATGAAGCTACTTTGGAATTTCGCCTTATCAGCATCGAAGAGATTGCCATACCCGAATGGCTGTCATCTGAATCAGACTCCATGCTGGAGAAAGATGGCGACCGAAGTGGAAAAGGCACAAACAGCTACTGCTGGAGGGGACACGATTTTCGGGAAAATACTTCGCAAAGAAATTCCTtgcaaattcatttatgaagacGATCAG TGCGTCGCGTTTCACGACCTCAACGCTCAGTCGCCAGTGCACTTCCTGGTGATCCCGCGGAAACCGATTGCACAACTATCCAAATCCGATGACGAGGATGAATCTCTGCTAGGTCATTTGATGCTGGTCGCTCGAAAAGTGGCGAAACAAGAAGGCCTCGACAACGGATTCCGTTTGGTCATCAACGACGGGAAACACGGCGCGCAATCTGTGTTCCATCTGCATCTGCACGTCCTCGGAGGACGCCAGATGCAGTGGCCACCGGGTTAA
- the LOC143211415 gene encoding cyclin-dependent kinase 4 isoform X3 — translation MAGTSRRPSSELGPDLSSPTPPKKSKFSEASQKKDQDLSTEDLESVEKLASSVAASLSENTVELIPGGIAVTSPFEISEESLDGTKQLIQTSLEGPAKVTPGSSKEGHFGSFETIVQMKYGQQEHSASSSRKSETDSDVQIQTSLLGEGAYYRELSLIGNGAYGTVYKAKDSNTGQVVALKKVRVPLTEDGLPSSTLREIATLKQLERFEHPHIVRLLDVCQGNYLHLPSADGRSERLDRGLTLWLVFEHVERDLESYMSSCPRPGIPPELIKQMSREILRGVEFLHSHRIIHRDLKPQNLLVSKEGRIKIADFGLAKTYDFEMRLTSVVVTQWYRAPEVLLGCSYATPVDIWSVGCILAELSRLQPLFPGTSEGDQLDRIFQVIGTPSQEDWPENVSLSWTAFPYRQPKPLAEIIPDLNEDGLDLIKSLLMFDPHSRLTAAQALRHRYFAEDSS, via the exons ATGGCCGGCACGTCCCGACGTCCGAGCTCCGAGCTCGGACCTGACCTGTCATCGCCGACGCCTCCGAAGAAGTCCAAGTTCTCCGAGGCTTCTCAAAAAAAGGACCAGGATCTGAGCACGGAGGACTTAGAGAGCGTGGAGAAGCTAGCCAGCTCGGTAGCAGCCTCGCTGTCCGAGAATACTGTGGAGCTGATCCCAGGAGGAATAGCAGTGACTAGTCCTTTTGAGATCTCCGAGGAATCCTTGGACGGAACGAAACAACTGATCCAGACCAGTTTAGAAGGACCGGCAAAGGTGACGCCTGGATCTTCGAAGGAGGGACACTTCGGCAGCTTCGAGACCATCGTGCAGATGAAGTACGGCCAGCAGGAGCACTCAGCCAGCTCCAGCAGGAAGTCCGAGACGGACAGCGACGTGCAGATTCAGACTTCCCTGCTGGGAGAGGGTGCGTACTATCGGGAACTGTCTCTGATAGGAAACGGAGCTTATGGCACAGTCTACAAGGCCAAGGATTCGAACACTGGACAGGTCGTTGCTTTGAAGAAAGTCAGGGTACCACTCACCGAGGATGGACTACCGTCTTCGACTCTGAGGGAGATCGCCACACTCAAACAACTGGAGAGATTCGAGCACCCACACATT GTGAGACTGCTGGACGTCTGTCAAGGGAATTATCTGCACTTGCCCTCGGCCGATGGACGATCGGAAAGGCTGGACCGGGGACTGACCTTGTGGCTGGTGTTCGAGCACGTGGAACGGGATCTCGAGTCCTACATGTCCTCGTGTCCGCGGCCAGGTATCCCGCCAGAACTGATAAAGCAGATGTCAAGGGAGATACTCAGGGGTGTCGAATTTTTACACAGCCACCGGATCATACACAGGGACTTGAAGCCGCAGAATCTGCTGGTGTCCAAGGAGGGTAGAATAAAGATCGCAGATTTCGGCCTGGCTAAGACATACGACTTCGAGATGAGATTGACTTCTGTG GTTGTGACGCAATGGTATCGTGCACCCGAAGTGCTTTTGGGCTGCTCTTATGCAACTCCCGTGGACATATGGTCCGTGGGTTGCATCCTAGCTGAATTGAGTCGACTGCAACCCCTGTTTCCCGGCACAAGCGAGGGCGACCAGCTCGACAGGATTTTTCA GGTAATAGGCACCCCATCGCAAGAAGACTGGCCCGAGAACGTGTCCCTCAGTTGGACAGCGTTCCCATACCGCCAACCGAAACCTCTAGCAGAAATAATACCGGACCTCAACGAAGACGGTCTAGATCTAATCAAGAGTCTGCTCATGTTCGATCCCCACAGTCGATTGACCGCGGCTCAAGCGCTCAGACACAGGTATTTTGCCGAGGACAGCTCGTGA
- the LOC143211415 gene encoding cyclin-dependent kinase 4 isoform X2, translating to MLITGRSRNVVMAGTSRRPSSELGPDLSSPTPPKKSKFSEASQKKDQDLSTEDLESVEKLASSVAASLSENTVELIPGGIAVTSPFEISEESLDGTKQLIQTSLEGPAKVTPGSSKEGHFGSFETIVQMKYGQQEHSASSSRKSETDSDVQIQTSLLGEGAYYRELSLIGNGAYGTVYKAKDSNTGQVVALKKVRVPLTEDGLPSSTLREIATLKQLERFEHPHIVRLLDVCQGNYLHLPSADGRSERLDRGLTLWLVFEHVERDLESYMSSCPRPGIPPELIKQMSREILRGVEFLHSHRIIHRDLKPQNLLVSKEGRIKIADFGLAKTYDFEMRLTSVVVTQWYRAPEVLLGCSYATPVDIWSVGCILAELSRLQPLFPGTSEGDQLDRIFQVIGTPSQEDWPENVSLSWTAFPYRQPKPLAEIIPDLNEDGLDLIKSLLMFDPHSRLTAAQALRHRYFAEDSS from the exons GTAGAAGCCGAAATGTTGTGATGGCCGGCACGTCCCGACGTCCGAGCTCCGAGCTCGGACCTGACCTGTCATCGCCGACGCCTCCGAAGAAGTCCAAGTTCTCCGAGGCTTCTCAAAAAAAGGACCAGGATCTGAGCACGGAGGACTTAGAGAGCGTGGAGAAGCTAGCCAGCTCGGTAGCAGCCTCGCTGTCCGAGAATACTGTGGAGCTGATCCCAGGAGGAATAGCAGTGACTAGTCCTTTTGAGATCTCCGAGGAATCCTTGGACGGAACGAAACAACTGATCCAGACCAGTTTAGAAGGACCGGCAAAGGTGACGCCTGGATCTTCGAAGGAGGGACACTTCGGCAGCTTCGAGACCATCGTGCAGATGAAGTACGGCCAGCAGGAGCACTCAGCCAGCTCCAGCAGGAAGTCCGAGACGGACAGCGACGTGCAGATTCAGACTTCCCTGCTGGGAGAGGGTGCGTACTATCGGGAACTGTCTCTGATAGGAAACGGAGCTTATGGCACAGTCTACAAGGCCAAGGATTCGAACACTGGACAGGTCGTTGCTTTGAAGAAAGTCAGGGTACCACTCACCGAGGATGGACTACCGTCTTCGACTCTGAGGGAGATCGCCACACTCAAACAACTGGAGAGATTCGAGCACCCACACATT GTGAGACTGCTGGACGTCTGTCAAGGGAATTATCTGCACTTGCCCTCGGCCGATGGACGATCGGAAAGGCTGGACCGGGGACTGACCTTGTGGCTGGTGTTCGAGCACGTGGAACGGGATCTCGAGTCCTACATGTCCTCGTGTCCGCGGCCAGGTATCCCGCCAGAACTGATAAAGCAGATGTCAAGGGAGATACTCAGGGGTGTCGAATTTTTACACAGCCACCGGATCATACACAGGGACTTGAAGCCGCAGAATCTGCTGGTGTCCAAGGAGGGTAGAATAAAGATCGCAGATTTCGGCCTGGCTAAGACATACGACTTCGAGATGAGATTGACTTCTGTG GTTGTGACGCAATGGTATCGTGCACCCGAAGTGCTTTTGGGCTGCTCTTATGCAACTCCCGTGGACATATGGTCCGTGGGTTGCATCCTAGCTGAATTGAGTCGACTGCAACCCCTGTTTCCCGGCACAAGCGAGGGCGACCAGCTCGACAGGATTTTTCA GGTAATAGGCACCCCATCGCAAGAAGACTGGCCCGAGAACGTGTCCCTCAGTTGGACAGCGTTCCCATACCGCCAACCGAAACCTCTAGCAGAAATAATACCGGACCTCAACGAAGACGGTCTAGATCTAATCAAGAGTCTGCTCATGTTCGATCCCCACAGTCGATTGACCGCGGCTCAAGCGCTCAGACACAGGTATTTTGCCGAGGACAGCTCGTGA
- the LOC143211415 gene encoding cyclin-dependent kinase 4 isoform X1 has product MGRAECCRSRNVVMAGTSRRPSSELGPDLSSPTPPKKSKFSEASQKKDQDLSTEDLESVEKLASSVAASLSENTVELIPGGIAVTSPFEISEESLDGTKQLIQTSLEGPAKVTPGSSKEGHFGSFETIVQMKYGQQEHSASSSRKSETDSDVQIQTSLLGEGAYYRELSLIGNGAYGTVYKAKDSNTGQVVALKKVRVPLTEDGLPSSTLREIATLKQLERFEHPHIVRLLDVCQGNYLHLPSADGRSERLDRGLTLWLVFEHVERDLESYMSSCPRPGIPPELIKQMSREILRGVEFLHSHRIIHRDLKPQNLLVSKEGRIKIADFGLAKTYDFEMRLTSVVVTQWYRAPEVLLGCSYATPVDIWSVGCILAELSRLQPLFPGTSEGDQLDRIFQVIGTPSQEDWPENVSLSWTAFPYRQPKPLAEIIPDLNEDGLDLIKSLLMFDPHSRLTAAQALRHRYFAEDSS; this is encoded by the exons GTAGAAGCCGAAATGTTGTGATGGCCGGCACGTCCCGACGTCCGAGCTCCGAGCTCGGACCTGACCTGTCATCGCCGACGCCTCCGAAGAAGTCCAAGTTCTCCGAGGCTTCTCAAAAAAAGGACCAGGATCTGAGCACGGAGGACTTAGAGAGCGTGGAGAAGCTAGCCAGCTCGGTAGCAGCCTCGCTGTCCGAGAATACTGTGGAGCTGATCCCAGGAGGAATAGCAGTGACTAGTCCTTTTGAGATCTCCGAGGAATCCTTGGACGGAACGAAACAACTGATCCAGACCAGTTTAGAAGGACCGGCAAAGGTGACGCCTGGATCTTCGAAGGAGGGACACTTCGGCAGCTTCGAGACCATCGTGCAGATGAAGTACGGCCAGCAGGAGCACTCAGCCAGCTCCAGCAGGAAGTCCGAGACGGACAGCGACGTGCAGATTCAGACTTCCCTGCTGGGAGAGGGTGCGTACTATCGGGAACTGTCTCTGATAGGAAACGGAGCTTATGGCACAGTCTACAAGGCCAAGGATTCGAACACTGGACAGGTCGTTGCTTTGAAGAAAGTCAGGGTACCACTCACCGAGGATGGACTACCGTCTTCGACTCTGAGGGAGATCGCCACACTCAAACAACTGGAGAGATTCGAGCACCCACACATT GTGAGACTGCTGGACGTCTGTCAAGGGAATTATCTGCACTTGCCCTCGGCCGATGGACGATCGGAAAGGCTGGACCGGGGACTGACCTTGTGGCTGGTGTTCGAGCACGTGGAACGGGATCTCGAGTCCTACATGTCCTCGTGTCCGCGGCCAGGTATCCCGCCAGAACTGATAAAGCAGATGTCAAGGGAGATACTCAGGGGTGTCGAATTTTTACACAGCCACCGGATCATACACAGGGACTTGAAGCCGCAGAATCTGCTGGTGTCCAAGGAGGGTAGAATAAAGATCGCAGATTTCGGCCTGGCTAAGACATACGACTTCGAGATGAGATTGACTTCTGTG GTTGTGACGCAATGGTATCGTGCACCCGAAGTGCTTTTGGGCTGCTCTTATGCAACTCCCGTGGACATATGGTCCGTGGGTTGCATCCTAGCTGAATTGAGTCGACTGCAACCCCTGTTTCCCGGCACAAGCGAGGGCGACCAGCTCGACAGGATTTTTCA GGTAATAGGCACCCCATCGCAAGAAGACTGGCCCGAGAACGTGTCCCTCAGTTGGACAGCGTTCCCATACCGCCAACCGAAACCTCTAGCAGAAATAATACCGGACCTCAACGAAGACGGTCTAGATCTAATCAAGAGTCTGCTCATGTTCGATCCCCACAGTCGATTGACCGCGGCTCAAGCGCTCAGACACAGGTATTTTGCCGAGGACAGCTCGTGA